A genomic region of Metopolophium dirhodum isolate CAU chromosome 1, ASM1992520v1, whole genome shotgun sequence contains the following coding sequences:
- the LOC132938852 gene encoding uncharacterized protein LOC132938852 — MALSSKNSEPNHISAKALEKQGHQLKCINRLCNYGDSLNNALKLVCTYYGVDYKPGKMVCMTCFIKCLKHYKYLEIKWKEGKCIMDASFPSFDSYSVIDDPSGKEEDEAKEEEPKPSTSRADLPVDQDVKNAINCAITHFFNKNKHLIEHQVNLCEEFINEGIRQCQDGADELDKLFSNLEDEMASLRNEIFGLYQPIITSLEPVEINELDEENIEEEQEEVTVPQGKTNKLVEKVETPKQAKRLKLDKSDEDNK, encoded by the exons ATGGCCTTATCAAGTAAAAATTCGGAACCAAATCATATTAGCGCCAAAGCATTGGAGAAACAGGGGCATCAACTCAAATGTATAAACAGGCTTTGTAATTATGGTGATAGTCTGAACAATGCGTTGAAATTAGTGTGCACTTATTATGGCGTTGATTACAAACCTGGCAAAATG GTTTGCATGacgtgttttataaaatgtcttaaacattataaatatctcGAAATTAAATGGAAGGAGGGAAAATGTATTATGGATGCCAGTTTTCCAAGTTTTGATTCATACTCAGTTATTGATGATCCATCAGGCAAAGAAGAAGATGAAGCAAAAGAAGAAGAACCGAAGCCTAGTACTTCTAGGGCGGATTTACCTGTCGACCAAGATGTTAAAAATGCTATCAATTGTGCAATCActcattttttcaataaaaacaaacatctAATTGAGCATCAAGTTAATTTATGCGAAGAGTTTATTAATGAAGGAATAAGACAATGTCAGGATGGAGCGGATGAACTTGATAAACTTTTTTCTAATTTAGAAGATGAAATGGCATCATTAAGAAATGAAATATTTGGTCTATATCAACCAATTATAACGAGTTTAGAACCTGTGGAAATCAATGAGTTGGATGAGGAAAATATAGAAGAGGAACAAGAAGAAGTCACAGTGCCTCAAGGAAAAACAAATAAGCTTGTAGAGAAAGTCGAGACGCCTAAACAAGCCAAAAGGCTTAAGCTAGATAAATCTGATGAggacaataaataa